A genome region from Sphingorhabdus sp. SMR4y includes the following:
- the purQ gene encoding phosphoribosylformylglycinamidine synthase subunit PurQ: MQSAVIVFPGSNCDRDMAVALETVTGQKPHMVWHGDSELPAGLDVIAVPGGFSYGDYLRSGAMASRSHIIKPVIEAAERGVKVLGVCNGFQILTETGLLPGALMRNSNINFVCKDADLDVINTDTIFTSSYDRQTPISIPVAHHDGNFFADEETLDRLESENQVLFRYRGDINGSSRNIAGIINKAGNVLGMMPHPERAIDEKHGGTDGLALFESLLG, from the coding sequence ATGCAATCTGCAGTGATCGTCTTCCCCGGTTCCAACTGCGATCGCGATATGGCCGTCGCGCTGGAGACAGTGACGGGGCAAAAGCCCCACATGGTCTGGCATGGAGACAGCGAGCTTCCGGCAGGGCTGGATGTCATCGCGGTTCCCGGCGGCTTTTCCTACGGTGATTATCTGCGATCGGGAGCGATGGCTTCGCGATCCCATATCATCAAGCCGGTAATCGAGGCAGCCGAACGCGGCGTGAAGGTTCTGGGCGTGTGCAACGGTTTTCAGATTCTTACCGAAACGGGGCTTTTGCCGGGTGCGCTGATGCGCAACAGCAACATCAATTTCGTCTGCAAGGACGCCGATCTGGACGTTATCAACACAGACACAATTTTCACGTCCAGCTATGACAGGCAAACCCCCATTTCGATCCCCGTCGCCCATCATGACGGCAATTTCTTTGCCGATGAGGAAACACTGGACCGGCTGGAAAGCGAGAACCAGGTGCTGTTCCGCTATCGCGGCGACATCAACGGGTCTTCGCGCAACATTGCCGGCATAATCAACAAAGCGGGCAATGTTCTGGGCATGATGCCGCACCCGGAACGGGCTATTGACGAGAAACATGGCGGTACCGACGGACTGGCCCTGTTCGAAAGCCTGCTTGGCTAA
- a CDS encoding peptidoglycan endopeptidase — MAEKAISLCGTRFCLHGRDEETGLDCIGLARQCLLAGDFECDVPNGYSIRGGSERSISAFMAEAGFTRFPPESELCEGDIVLVRPSPVQWHFLIRAGDGFVHAHAGLGKVVFCPGEAPWPIVALFRLMED, encoded by the coding sequence ATGGCAGAGAAGGCTATTTCGCTTTGCGGTACGCGCTTTTGCCTGCATGGCCGCGACGAAGAAACCGGGCTGGATTGTATCGGTCTTGCCCGGCAATGCCTGTTGGCCGGTGATTTCGAATGCGACGTGCCCAATGGCTATTCGATTCGCGGCGGCTCCGAACGCTCGATCAGCGCCTTCATGGCGGAGGCCGGATTTACCCGCTTCCCGCCGGAATCGGAATTGTGCGAAGGCGATATAGTGCTGGTCCGGCCCAGTCCCGTGCAGTGGCATTTTTTGATCCGTGCCGGTGACGGATTTGTGCACGCTCATGCCGGTCTCGGCAAGGTGGTCTTCTGCCCCGGTGAGGCGCCATGGCCGATTGTCGCCCTGTTCAGACTGATGGAGGATTGA
- a CDS encoding DUF2163 domain-containing protein, producing the protein MSLDWLDRAVTTSAYLWRLERADGVALGFTSHDRDIVIDAFRYRAAPGMVPSSIALSDGLEVDNVEIAGVMTSAAIAEADLEAGRWDGALLYISLVDWQQPEAEPLPLICGEFGEIVRSGDSFTVEMLGATSFFDEPVAPLTSPTCRAEFGDRQCKLSLHRYQRQGRVLSADGDAIAIEALGDAAGEFAFGALRFLDGRHCGLSYTIISGEAGVVRLADWPAQPVVPGAKVLLTEGCNKNFATCRDRFANSINFRGEPYLPGNDLLTRYPGA; encoded by the coding sequence ATGAGCCTTGACTGGCTGGACCGGGCGGTCACGACCAGCGCCTATCTCTGGCGGCTGGAACGCGCCGACGGCGTCGCTCTCGGTTTTACCTCGCATGATCGCGATATTGTGATCGACGCGTTTCGCTATCGCGCGGCTCCGGGCATGGTGCCATCCTCGATCGCACTGTCCGACGGTCTGGAGGTCGACAATGTCGAAATTGCCGGCGTGATGACCAGCGCGGCGATTGCGGAAGCGGATCTCGAGGCCGGGCGCTGGGACGGCGCGCTGCTCTATATTTCCCTGGTCGACTGGCAACAGCCCGAGGCTGAACCCCTGCCGCTGATATGCGGCGAATTTGGCGAAATCGTGCGGTCGGGCGACAGTTTTACGGTTGAAATGCTGGGCGCGACATCCTTCTTCGACGAGCCGGTTGCGCCGCTGACATCGCCGACCTGCCGCGCCGAATTCGGTGATCGCCAGTGCAAGCTCAGCCTGCACCGCTATCAGCGGCAAGGTCGGGTGCTGTCGGCCGACGGCGATGCGATTGCGATCGAGGCGCTGGGTGATGCGGCGGGCGAGTTTGCCTTTGGCGCACTGCGTTTTCTCGACGGCCGGCATTGCGGGCTCAGCTACACCATCATCAGTGGTGAAGCGGGCGTCGTCAGGCTGGCCGACTGGCCCGCTCAACCCGTGGTTCCGGGTGCAAAAGTGCTCCTCACCGAGGGCTGCAACAAGAATTTCGCAACCTGCCGCGACCGCTTTGCCAACAGCATCAATTTCCGTGGCGAACCCTATTTGCCGGGCAATGATCTGCTGACGCGATACCCCGGCGCATGA
- a CDS encoding DUF2793 domain-containing protein: MASLKSARFGFPLLAAGQAHKELFHNEALARIDFLIHPTVQAVESDPANIVPTPGQSWLVAPGAVDDWQDHDDDIAGWTGNGWLFITPVPLMRVYVTSSENFVVYRGGWESPEAVARPEAGAMVDSEARSAIDSILAALVAQGILPTGP; this comes from the coding sequence ATGGCAAGTTTGAAAAGTGCCCGGTTCGGCTTCCCGCTGCTGGCAGCGGGGCAGGCGCATAAGGAACTGTTTCACAATGAGGCGCTCGCCCGGATCGACTTTCTCATTCACCCGACCGTGCAGGCGGTCGAGAGCGATCCCGCGAACATTGTTCCGACGCCCGGCCAGTCATGGCTTGTCGCGCCGGGCGCTGTGGACGACTGGCAGGACCATGATGACGATATCGCCGGGTGGACGGGAAACGGCTGGCTGTTCATCACCCCGGTGCCCCTGATGCGAGTCTATGTCACATCGAGCGAAAATTTTGTCGTTTATCGGGGAGGCTGGGAATCGCCGGAAGCCGTTGCCCGTCCGGAAGCAGGTGCCATGGTCGACAGCGAAGCGCGTTCGGCAATCGATTCGATTCTGGCGGCTCTGGTGGCGCAGGGAATTCTGCCGACTGGCCCGTGA
- a CDS encoding phage tail protein, translating into MATLVLSAVGTAIGGPIGGTIGAIIGQQVDQNILFKPKGREGPRLQELAVQTSSYGSQIPRLFGRMRVAGTVIWATDLKETRSREGGGKGRPSTTIYSYSACFAVALSSRRIQSIGRIWADGKIFRGAAGDFKTETGFAFHSGSEDQPLDGLMASAEATGGTPAYRGLALAVFEDMDLTEYGNRIPSLTFEVIADDGSVAIADIIMDISAQRIAGTSSERLTGYAAGGEDRLVSLRALAGSTPLALSSDPNAIDRIEARAHAVEDAEAIVAITGDFVRTAGGQEMQSPARRTAAVSVAPRQVSLRYYDPARDYQSGIQSAFRPGSGRMVLVRDFPAAISADQAKKIAAFRLWSEYDARFSLHVSVPLDDDQYRPATLVEIAGFEGLWRITTCEIVSGCAQLSLKRVRPNNAPGPDGTEHGRNIADPDLRAGPTRLVLADLPFALDAPTVAPDSARLYAAAAGDAGWRNAPLFASGPDGEPGEYIGHIPAPTIIGTAVGALGSANPALIDRTGQVDVELHNPAMLLSHADETRLLAGSNIALIGRELIQFAEAVPLGDGRFRLSGLIRGLGGTESEIASHGAGEDFVLLDGGSMLAIDPAFYAPFVPAVFFAAGRDDPVPVSVAIESPGLALTPWSPVHPRWQFVDGDDLEISWTRRSRAGAIWSDHVDVPLAEEAEQYRIELAAGEESVAIVSLEVQEARVTISSAQLEPFVAGNIDILSVRIFQIGDAGQSVALAFGIPF; encoded by the coding sequence ATGGCGACACTGGTTCTGAGCGCCGTCGGCACCGCGATCGGCGGTCCGATTGGCGGGACAATCGGGGCTATTATCGGCCAGCAGGTCGATCAGAATATCCTGTTCAAGCCGAAGGGACGCGAGGGGCCACGGCTGCAAGAACTGGCCGTTCAGACGTCGAGCTATGGCTCACAGATACCCCGACTATTCGGCAGGATGCGGGTGGCCGGAACGGTGATCTGGGCAACCGATCTGAAGGAAACGCGATCCCGCGAGGGCGGCGGCAAGGGACGACCCAGCACCACGATCTACAGCTATTCGGCCTGTTTCGCAGTTGCCCTTTCCAGCCGCCGGATCCAGTCCATTGGCCGGATCTGGGCAGACGGAAAAATCTTCCGTGGTGCCGCCGGGGATTTCAAGACCGAAACCGGCTTTGCCTTTCATTCCGGCAGCGAGGACCAGCCCCTCGACGGGTTGATGGCCAGTGCGGAAGCCACTGGCGGGACGCCCGCCTATCGCGGGCTGGCGCTGGCGGTTTTCGAAGACATGGACCTGACCGAATATGGCAATCGCATTCCGTCGCTGACCTTCGAAGTGATCGCCGATGACGGTTCGGTTGCGATCGCCGATATCATCATGGATATTTCGGCGCAGCGGATTGCCGGGACATCGTCCGAAAGGTTGACAGGCTATGCGGCCGGCGGTGAAGACCGGCTGGTTTCTTTGCGGGCTCTGGCCGGCTCCACACCGTTGGCCCTTTCATCCGACCCGAATGCGATCGACCGGATCGAAGCGAGGGCGCACGCCGTCGAGGACGCCGAGGCGATTGTCGCGATCACGGGCGATTTTGTCCGCACGGCCGGCGGGCAGGAAATGCAGTCGCCAGCCAGGCGCACCGCTGCTGTTTCAGTTGCCCCGAGACAAGTGTCGCTGCGCTATTATGATCCGGCGAGAGATTATCAATCCGGCATTCAGTCGGCCTTTCGTCCGGGATCGGGCAGAATGGTGCTCGTGCGGGATTTTCCGGCCGCGATATCGGCAGATCAGGCGAAGAAAATCGCCGCTTTCCGTCTGTGGTCGGAATATGACGCGCGCTTCAGCCTGCATGTTTCCGTACCGCTGGACGATGACCAGTACCGGCCCGCCACGCTGGTCGAGATCGCCGGTTTTGAGGGGCTGTGGCGCATCACGACATGCGAGATTGTGTCGGGGTGCGCGCAGTTGTCGCTGAAGCGGGTGCGCCCGAACAACGCTCCGGGTCCTGACGGGACGGAGCATGGCAGAAATATTGCGGACCCCGATCTCCGCGCCGGTCCGACCCGCCTGGTGCTCGCTGACCTGCCTTTCGCCCTTGATGCGCCGACTGTCGCCCCGGATTCTGCCAGGCTTTATGCCGCTGCAGCCGGTGATGCCGGATGGCGCAACGCGCCGCTTTTTGCCTCCGGACCGGACGGCGAACCGGGTGAGTATATCGGCCATATTCCTGCGCCCACGATCATCGGTACCGCGGTTGGGGCGCTTGGCTCGGCCAATCCGGCTCTGATTGACCGAACCGGTCAGGTCGACGTGGAACTGCACAATCCGGCGATGCTTCTGTCCCATGCTGACGAGACTCGCTTGCTCGCCGGGAGCAATATTGCGCTGATCGGTCGCGAACTGATTCAGTTCGCCGAGGCCGTTCCTCTGGGAGACGGTCGCTTTCGCCTGTCCGGGCTGATCCGGGGACTGGGCGGGACCGAGTCTGAAATCGCCAGTCATGGCGCTGGCGAGGATTTCGTTCTGCTCGACGGTGGTTCGATGCTGGCCATCGATCCGGCGTTTTATGCGCCATTCGTGCCCGCTGTCTTCTTTGCAGCGGGGAGGGATGATCCGGTGCCTGTCTCTGTCGCCATCGAGTCACCGGGGCTCGCCTTGACACCCTGGTCCCCGGTCCACCCGAGATGGCAGTTTGTCGATGGCGACGACCTGGAGATCAGCTGGACCCGCCGGTCCCGGGCCGGAGCGATCTGGTCCGATCATGTCGATGTACCGCTCGCCGAAGAAGCCGAGCAATATCGAATTGAACTGGCCGCCGGTGAAGAATCGGTCGCGATCGTTTCGCTGGAAGTGCAGGAAGCCCGCGTGACCATTTCGTCCGCTCAATTGGAGCCCTTTGTCGCGGGGAATATCGACATCCTGAGCGTCAGGATTTTCCAGATCGGCGATGCTGGCCAATCGGTGGCGCTCGCCTTCGGAATCCCGTTTTAA
- a CDS encoding DUF2460 domain-containing protein, whose amino-acid sequence MGFWLADKRTGQQGSFIQRFDPRFWTINFPRPMMASVVTTAADALRVDAVFYNSDDLAGLIWESEDGLDHPLLAYDTERDYARLKWTFHWRSSGIMPLDAINGPTLTIEGRDAAGDPKSWYVRLWNYASGMPTDADIAIEFSSVDGGFLLPGEADPVHPGDIDRLFISIVPPEYDELGTRYGTPKTGWVEMSAIRTDGQDAVLEIGDVMLPENGLSMATAYDDSFNQTPERLLRLIRALGYRGAINHYLGMSHYFRLEAVGEGLYVSLSAPQSGEQFAAINQPAAAWHRDLMVRAEAMGYSVILSLSYELFDAHCWSDWKQRAENGEPALTGWEPPSTLLSPANGDAMAYLQAVARAFTAIARDAGAAIRFQVGEPWWWIMPDKRICLYDAAAAAAFGENAVSIASIDGPKTAAQNAMLDQAGEILAASTADLLDAVKDEAGETPVETLLLAYLPTILDEQAPEAKRANLPVGWAVPAFDILQMEDYDWVIAGNRSATADGIALATQRLGYPVEQQHYFTGFVLQAADSFIWSHMVDAIADARKRGTAETFVWALPQVARDGFIYFQEKEDNVNAFDDVRFPIAIGQGASVSPGFSTNVVTTLSGHEKRNSDWADARLTFDVGPGVRSEDELRTLIAFYRARRGAAKAFRFRDPYDHSSHEMVGVPTPIDQYLGKGDGQRTEYQLVKNYGEPADEPQQRRITRPDPETVQVAVNGQLAGGWSLGPAGGIVFDSPPAEDSDITAGFLFDVPVRFESDRLTVSHATFLAGDIPEVLLVEVREPS is encoded by the coding sequence ATGGGATTCTGGCTAGCCGACAAAAGAACGGGACAGCAGGGCAGCTTCATCCAGCGCTTCGATCCGCGCTTCTGGACGATCAATTTCCCGCGCCCGATGATGGCGTCGGTGGTGACCACTGCAGCCGATGCGCTGCGCGTGGATGCGGTCTTCTACAATAGCGACGATCTGGCCGGGCTGATCTGGGAGAGCGAAGATGGGCTTGATCATCCGTTGCTCGCTTATGACACGGAGCGCGACTATGCGCGGCTCAAATGGACGTTTCACTGGCGCTCCTCGGGCATTATGCCTCTCGATGCGATCAACGGGCCGACGCTGACGATCGAGGGGCGGGACGCGGCGGGCGATCCGAAATCCTGGTATGTGCGGCTGTGGAACTATGCCAGCGGCATGCCGACCGATGCGGATATCGCGATAGAATTTTCCAGTGTCGACGGCGGGTTTCTGCTGCCCGGCGAGGCTGATCCGGTGCATCCCGGGGATATCGACCGGCTGTTCATTTCGATCGTCCCGCCGGAATATGACGAGCTTGGTACGCGCTATGGCACGCCAAAGACCGGCTGGGTCGAAATGAGCGCGATCCGCACCGATGGCCAGGACGCGGTGCTGGAAATCGGCGATGTCATGCTGCCGGAAAATGGCCTGTCGATGGCCACCGCATATGATGACAGTTTCAACCAGACGCCGGAACGGTTGCTGCGGTTGATACGGGCCTTGGGCTATCGCGGGGCGATCAACCATTATCTCGGGATGAGCCATTATTTCCGGCTGGAGGCGGTCGGGGAGGGGCTTTATGTGAGCCTGTCCGCGCCGCAGTCGGGCGAGCAATTTGCCGCGATCAACCAGCCGGCGGCCGCGTGGCACCGCGATCTGATGGTCCGCGCCGAAGCGATGGGATATTCGGTGATCCTGTCGCTGTCCTACGAATTGTTCGACGCGCATTGCTGGAGTGACTGGAAGCAGCGGGCGGAAAATGGTGAACCGGCCCTGACCGGCTGGGAGCCGCCCTCGACACTGCTGTCACCCGCCAATGGCGATGCGATGGCCTATCTGCAAGCCGTGGCGCGGGCCTTTACCGCCATTGCCAGGGACGCCGGCGCGGCGATCCGCTTTCAGGTGGGCGAGCCGTGGTGGTGGATCATGCCGGACAAGCGGATTTGCCTCTATGATGCGGCGGCTGCAGCGGCCTTTGGCGAAAATGCGGTCAGCATAGCCAGTATCGACGGTCCGAAGACGGCGGCGCAAAATGCCATGCTCGACCAGGCCGGAGAGATATTGGCCGCGTCGACCGCCGATCTGCTCGATGCAGTGAAGGATGAAGCGGGGGAAACGCCAGTCGAGACCCTGCTGCTGGCCTATTTGCCGACGATTTTGGACGAGCAGGCACCCGAGGCCAAGCGGGCCAACCTGCCCGTCGGCTGGGCCGTTCCCGCCTTCGATATATTGCAGATGGAGGATTATGACTGGGTGATTGCCGGCAACCGGTCGGCCACGGCGGACGGGATTGCCCTGGCGACCCAGAGGCTGGGCTATCCGGTTGAACAGCAGCACTATTTCACCGGCTTTGTGCTGCAAGCTGCCGACAGCTTCATCTGGAGCCACATGGTCGATGCCATTGCCGATGCGCGCAAACGAGGCACGGCGGAGACTTTTGTCTGGGCACTGCCGCAGGTGGCGCGGGACGGTTTCATCTATTTTCAGGAAAAGGAAGACAATGTGAACGCGTTTGACGATGTGCGCTTTCCGATAGCAATCGGCCAGGGGGCCAGCGTGTCGCCCGGATTTTCCACCAATGTCGTGACGACCCTTTCGGGTCACGAGAAACGCAACAGCGACTGGGCCGATGCGCGGCTGACGTTCGATGTCGGGCCGGGCGTCCGGAGCGAAGACGAATTACGGACCTTGATCGCCTTTTACCGGGCGCGGCGGGGCGCGGCCAAGGCTTTCCGTTTCCGCGATCCCTATGATCACAGTTCGCATGAGATGGTCGGTGTGCCAACACCGATCGACCAGTATCTTGGCAAAGGCGACGGCCAGAGGACCGAATATCAGCTGGTGAAAAATTATGGCGAACCCGCCGATGAACCGCAGCAAAGGCGGATCACGCGGCCCGATCCGGAAACGGTGCAGGTCGCCGTCAACGGTCAGCTCGCCGGGGGCTGGTCGCTGGGCCCGGCGGGGGGCATAGTCTTTGACAGCCCGCCCGCCGAAGACAGCGATATCACCGCCGGTTTCCTGTTTGATGTGCCGGTGCGGTTCGAAAGCGACCGGCTGACCGTCAGCCACGCGACTTTTCTGGCCGGTGATATTCCCGAAGTGCTGCTGGTCGAAGTCCGGGAGCCGTCATGA
- a CDS encoding OmpA family protein, translating into MRKLALGMALASTALATPALARDGQWYVGVEGGAMIVEDVDLDIAGITDTASIDHDTGYDFDGIVGYDFGSFRLEAEVGYKQASSGDLIGTTPVLGGAFIPGLGNSGNAGYFIDTNGDVNALSFMLNGLVDFGPDDGLQGFVGGGVGVARTELTNIIATPWLDDSDTGFAWQAIAGVRAPLSDSWDVGLKYRYFNTTGVDLVDSLGRDVSTDVSSHSILGSLIYNFGGEPAAPPPPPPPPPPPPPPPPPPPPPPPPAVCAPGPYIVFFDWDQSDITPEAASVLDNAVTAYGDCGSAQVMLAGHADKSGSASYNVGLSQRRNAAVRAYLESRGIGSGVISSEAFGESRPRVETADGVREPQNRRVEVMYGPGSGN; encoded by the coding sequence ATGCGGAAGCTTGCCTTAGGAATGGCGCTTGCCTCCACAGCGCTCGCTACACCTGCCCTGGCCCGTGATGGCCAGTGGTATGTCGGTGTCGAGGGCGGTGCGATGATTGTCGAAGACGTTGACCTGGATATCGCTGGTATCACAGATACTGCCAGCATCGATCACGACACAGGATATGATTTCGACGGAATAGTCGGTTATGATTTCGGATCATTCCGTCTTGAAGCTGAAGTTGGCTACAAACAGGCTAGCTCTGGTGACCTTATCGGTACGACCCCGGTTCTCGGCGGCGCGTTCATTCCTGGTCTCGGAAATTCCGGAAACGCCGGATATTTCATTGACACAAACGGCGACGTCAATGCGCTCAGCTTCATGCTGAACGGTCTGGTTGACTTCGGTCCTGATGACGGACTTCAGGGCTTTGTAGGCGGCGGCGTTGGTGTTGCTCGTACAGAACTCACCAACATTATTGCAACGCCATGGCTTGACGATTCCGATACCGGTTTCGCATGGCAGGCAATTGCCGGTGTCCGCGCTCCGCTCAGCGACAGCTGGGACGTTGGCCTGAAATATCGCTATTTCAACACAACCGGTGTTGATCTTGTCGATTCGCTCGGTCGTGATGTTTCAACCGATGTTTCGAGCCACTCGATCCTCGGTAGCTTGATCTACAACTTTGGCGGCGAACCTGCGGCACCACCGCCACCACCGCCTCCGCCACCACCGCCACCACCGCCACCTCCACCGCCACCACCGCCACCACCACCGGCAGTATGTGCGCCTGGCCCTTACATTGTGTTCTTTGACTGGGATCAGTCGGATATCACTCCTGAAGCGGCTTCGGTTCTCGACAATGCGGTTACCGCATATGGTGATTGTGGTTCGGCTCAGGTCATGCTGGCTGGTCACGCTGACAAATCTGGTTCTGCCAGCTACAACGTCGGCCTGTCCCAGCGTCGCAACGCGGCTGTTCGTGCGTATCTTGAATCGCGCGGCATCGGCAGCGGCGTTATCTCGAGCGAAGCCTTCGGTGAATCGCGTCCTCGCGTTGAAACCGCAGACGGCGTTCGTGAGCCTCAGAACCGTCGTGTTGAAGTTATGTACGGACCTGGTTCCGGCAACTAA